From a single Micromonospora carbonacea genomic region:
- a CDS encoding amylo-alpha-1,6-glucosidase, which yields MIDIRFGPQVCGELTGGATREWLVPDGLGGYAMGTVSGLRTRRYHGLLVVAGQTPASRNVGLVSLDPAVVLPSGARLRLGAHEWSSGDVDPRGFELLERFDLTDGLPRWRWRIGDVVIERELAMAYGRSCVAVVHRLVSGGPVRLDLSAACTWRDAHGERRADGPAPRVEPVDGGAVVEGAFRLAGPDWTPEGQWWLGVHHREEATRGLHPDDDVWHAGRFSGALERPGDTVSVLAWAGDLAAPPPPAEEIVAAARRRNRQVVARAEPADAVEATLALAADAFVVRTAAGPDVVAGYPWFGAWSRDTMTSYEGLFLCANRADEGRDLLRAYAATLSEGMLANTADTGRVEYNTVDAALWFLHAVSRHVTVTGDTDLGDELLPALRGIVDAYLAGTRYGIAVDPADGLVAQGGTPGTALTWMDARVYGVPVTPRTGKPVEINALWVNGLAGLAELTELAGGDAAELWRLHGRATASFAARFPSPVGWLHDVVDAPAPAYPLGGAPFHDDDLLRPNQLLAWSLPYAPLEPDEPTLRRVGAGLLTPLGPRSLAPDQPGYTGRHRGGPAERDGGYHQGTVWPWLLGPYVDAARRAKLPVDDLFVGVEAHLTEHGLGSVSETADGAAPHAATGCPFQAWSVAEVLRARRVRR from the coding sequence TTGATCGACATTCGTTTCGGTCCGCAGGTGTGCGGGGAGCTGACGGGCGGGGCCACCAGGGAGTGGTTGGTCCCGGACGGCCTGGGTGGGTACGCCATGGGGACCGTGAGCGGACTGCGCACGCGCCGCTACCACGGGTTGCTGGTGGTCGCCGGACAGACGCCGGCGTCCCGGAACGTGGGACTGGTGAGTCTCGATCCGGCGGTCGTCCTCCCCTCCGGGGCGCGGCTGCGCCTCGGGGCGCACGAGTGGTCCTCCGGCGACGTGGACCCGCGCGGCTTCGAGCTGTTGGAGCGCTTCGACCTGACCGACGGGCTGCCGCGCTGGCGGTGGCGGATCGGCGACGTGGTGATCGAGCGCGAGCTGGCCATGGCGTACGGGCGCTCGTGCGTGGCGGTGGTGCACCGGCTGGTGTCCGGCGGCCCGGTCCGGCTCGACCTGTCGGCGGCCTGCACCTGGCGCGACGCGCACGGCGAGCGGCGCGCCGACGGCCCCGCCCCCCGGGTCGAGCCGGTGGACGGCGGCGCGGTGGTGGAGGGCGCGTTCCGCCTCGCCGGGCCGGACTGGACCCCGGAGGGGCAGTGGTGGCTCGGGGTGCACCACCGCGAGGAGGCGACCCGGGGCCTGCACCCGGACGACGACGTCTGGCACGCCGGGCGGTTCTCGGGCGCGCTGGAGCGCCCCGGCGACACGGTGTCGGTGCTCGCCTGGGCGGGCGACCTGGCCGCCCCGCCGCCCCCGGCGGAGGAGATCGTCGCGGCGGCCCGGCGGCGCAACCGGCAGGTGGTGGCGCGGGCCGAGCCCGCGGACGCGGTCGAGGCCACCCTCGCGCTGGCCGCCGACGCGTTCGTCGTGCGCACCGCCGCCGGCCCGGACGTGGTCGCCGGCTACCCGTGGTTCGGCGCGTGGTCGCGGGACACCATGACCTCGTACGAGGGCTTGTTCCTGTGCGCGAACCGGGCCGACGAGGGCCGGGACCTGCTGCGGGCCTACGCGGCGACGCTGTCGGAGGGGATGCTCGCCAACACGGCCGACACCGGGCGGGTGGAATACAACACGGTCGACGCCGCCCTGTGGTTCCTGCACGCGGTGAGCCGGCACGTCACCGTCACCGGCGACACCGACCTCGGCGACGAGCTGCTGCCGGCGCTGCGCGGGATCGTCGACGCGTACCTGGCCGGCACCCGGTACGGCATCGCCGTCGACCCCGCCGACGGCCTGGTCGCCCAGGGCGGCACCCCGGGCACGGCGCTGACCTGGATGGACGCCCGGGTGTACGGGGTGCCGGTCACCCCGCGCACCGGCAAGCCCGTGGAGATCAACGCGCTGTGGGTCAACGGGCTCGCGGGGCTGGCCGAGCTGACGGAGCTGGCCGGCGGCGACGCCGCCGAGCTGTGGCGGCTGCACGGCCGGGCCACCGCGTCGTTCGCCGCGCGGTTCCCGTCCCCGGTCGGCTGGCTGCACGACGTGGTGGACGCGCCCGCGCCGGCGTACCCGCTGGGCGGCGCGCCGTTCCACGACGACGACCTGCTGCGCCCCAACCAGCTCCTGGCCTGGTCGCTGCCGTACGCGCCGCTGGAGCCGGACGAGCCGACGCTGCGCCGGGTCGGCGCCGGGCTGCTCACCCCGCTGGGCCCGCGCAGCCTCGCCCCCGACCAGCCCGGCTACACCGGCCGGCACCGGGGTGGGCCGGCCGAGCGCGACGGCGGCTACCACCAGGGCACGGTGTGGCCGTGGCTGCTCGGGCCGTACGTCGACGCGGCCCGCCGGGCGAAGCTGCCGGTGGACGACCTGTTCGTCGGCGTGGAGGCGCACCTGACCGAGCACGGGCTGGGGTCGGTCAGCGAGACGGCCGACGGCGCGGCCCCGCACGCGGCGACGGGCTGCCCGTTCCAGGCGTGGTCGGTGGCGGAGGTGCTGCGCGCCCGCCGGGTGCGCCGGTAG